The window AGTTCCAATATATGTTGCAATTGCAATTTTTATAACAGGAATACTACTTTTCATTGAGGGATGGATGAGAAAAACTATTGACTCATTGAAGTCACTAAGATTATCCGATGCAATTTCTATAGGAATTGCTCAAGCTATAGCCATTGTTCCCGGAATTTCAAGATCAGGAATAACAACAGTAATGGGGAAATCCAGAGGATTATCAAGAGAAGATTCTTTAAAATTTTCCTTTTTACTATCTATACCCATAATATTCTCAGCCACTTTATATGAGACATTCAGATTTTATAAGACAGTTGGATTATTTAATGAAATATCATCTAATATAAACATAACAAATACAATTATTGGTATGATATTTGCTCTATTAACAGGTTTTTTATCAATAAAATTGCTTCTAAATTTCTTTAAGAGAAGAAAATTAAGGATATTCTCTCTATACTGTTGGGTATTCTCTATTTTGAGTTTTATCGTAATAATTATCAGAAAATAGTATTAATTAGACAATATATATACAAGCTTACTGCTACAGCAGTTTATAAAAATGTAATATATTTGGAAATAATATCAATTAAAATGATATACATGTGTCCTCATTAAAAGTTAGTCTTATCTAATAAATATATGTTTTGTAACATAAGTTTTATTTCCTCGTTATAATATTTAGGGTTTGTTTATATTGTGTAAGTAATGATATTGAAATAAGTATGATTGAGGACTTGGTAATTAGAGCTAAAGACAGTGAACCAGAAGCTTTTGGTGAACTTTATGAGCTTTTTGTTGAGAAAATATATCGATTTCTTCTCTTCAAAGTTGGTAGTGTTACTGAAGCAGAAGATCTAACTGCATGGGTTTTTGAAAAAGCCTGGGAAAATTTGAAAAAATATAGAGTTAAAAGAATTTATGATTATTATAGCACCTAAATTATTTAAAAAATAAGAAAAGGTTTTTAATTATTCGACAAAAACTTCTTGAACTTCAAAAGTCTTCTTCCTAACAATTCTTTTATCTCAAAAAAGTTAAATTACACTTCCTTCATCATAAAAAAGAAATATGTATATTGATATTAGATTTCTATCAAATTTATAACTAAAAAATTTCATTTGTCATTTTAAAAACAGTTAAAAATTTCATTGAGGTAGTTGAAAATTAGTGGTAGAATTTAACAATAATTTTAAATATAAAATTTAGCAAAATATTAATAGAAAGGAGGATGGCTCTTATCCTATATCTTTAAAAGGATATTTGAGCTACA of the Actinomycetota bacterium genome contains:
- a CDS encoding undecaprenyl-diphosphate phosphatase, whose protein sequence is MSLFQSIVLGIIQGATEFLPVSSSGHMVLIPHLLGWENPPLFFNVMVHFSTLIAVLWAMWSDINDIFKSFINLFKKEKDKSKDKSTNLLKSKIIWLLFIATIPAAVLGYLAHDFFEKLFSVPIYVAIAIFITGILLFIEGWMRKTIDSLKSLRLSDAISIGIAQAIAIVPGISRSGITTVMGKSRGLSREDSLKFSFLLSIPIIFSATLYETFRFYKTVGLFNEISSNINITNTIIGMIFALLTGFLSIKLLLNFFKRRKLRIFSLYCWVFSILSFIVIIIRK